A DNA window from Mycobacterium sp. IDR2000157661 contains the following coding sequences:
- a CDS encoding FAD-dependent oxidoreductase, producing MTRPRVVVAGLGDSGVLTAIKLARHADVVGISAKPGLLSGQELGMRLSRPDDWARYNWITFDRFRGLDRVRTVHGTLTGVDLAARKVFVTRDDGSGDVEPFETLIISTGVTNGFWRRPVLQTAEQIAGDLDGPHQRLTAARSVIVIGGGAAAVSSAANLAKTWPGKRVDLYFPGERALTHHHAQVWDRVRSLLTGLGVGMHAGHRAVLPDGFDCDDLTTGPVHWSTGQPPADADAVLWAIGRVRPNTGWLPPELLDEHGFVRVTPQLRVPGQRGVFAIGDVAATDPLRSSARNRADGLLAHNIRAEWAGRPLRAFRPASRRWGSVLGPQPDGLEVFAPGGRAFRFPGWSIDRVLIPWIVWRGIYRGVRRAAPLEPPK from the coding sequence GTGACCCGCCCGCGCGTCGTCGTCGCCGGTCTGGGTGACAGCGGCGTGCTGACCGCGATCAAGCTCGCCCGCCACGCCGACGTCGTCGGCATCTCGGCCAAGCCGGGCCTGCTCAGCGGACAGGAACTCGGCATGCGGCTGTCCCGACCCGACGACTGGGCGCGCTACAACTGGATCACCTTCGACCGGTTCCGGGGCCTGGACCGCGTACGCACCGTGCACGGCACGCTGACCGGAGTCGACCTGGCCGCGCGGAAGGTCTTCGTGACGCGCGACGACGGCAGCGGTGACGTCGAACCCTTTGAGACACTGATCATTTCGACCGGCGTCACCAACGGTTTCTGGCGACGTCCGGTCCTGCAGACGGCCGAGCAGATCGCCGGGGATCTCGACGGGCCGCACCAGCGGCTGACCGCGGCGCGTTCGGTGATCGTCATCGGCGGCGGGGCGGCCGCGGTCAGCAGCGCCGCCAACCTGGCCAAGACGTGGCCCGGCAAGCGGGTCGACCTGTACTTCCCCGGCGAGCGCGCGCTGACGCATCACCATGCGCAGGTGTGGGATCGGGTGCGCAGCCTGCTGACCGGCCTCGGCGTCGGGATGCACGCCGGCCACCGCGCGGTGCTGCCCGACGGCTTCGACTGTGACGACCTCACCACCGGTCCCGTCCACTGGAGCACCGGGCAGCCGCCGGCCGATGCGGACGCGGTGCTCTGGGCGATCGGCCGGGTGCGGCCCAACACCGGGTGGCTGCCGCCCGAACTGCTCGACGAGCACGGCTTCGTCAGGGTCACACCGCAGCTTCGGGTGCCCGGGCAGCGGGGCGTGTTCGCGATCGGTGACGTCGCGGCGACCGACCCGTTGCGCTCGTCGGCGCGCAACCGCGCCGACGGCCTGCTGGCCCACAACATCCGCGCCGAGTGGGCGGGTCGCCCGCTGCGGGCCTTCCGGCCGGCGAGCCGTCGGTGGGGCTCGGTGCTCGGCCCGCAGCCCGACGGCCTCGAGGTGTTCGCGCCGGGCGGGCGTGCGTTCCGCTTTCCCGGCTGGTCGATCGATCGGGTGCTGATCCCGTGGATCGTCTGGCGCGGAATCTACCGCGGTGTGCGCCGTGCCGCCCCTCTGGAACCGCCGAAATAG
- a CDS encoding glutaminyl-peptide cyclotransferase — protein sequence MRAPHARRLAACLTATAMLLAAACTGSPPAAESDTPTQPAPAPVIRPTVLGEIPHDPTAWTQGLEFDGSALYEGTGIAGRSQVRELDPATGEVRRAGATPNDYYGEGITVVGDRIWELTWRDGVAVEWDKASLTPLREVPVAGEGWGLCDDGARLVRSDGTDRLRFHDPATFAETGSVAVTRDGRPLGNLNELECVDGQVWANVWQTDVIVRIDPSTGQVNTVVDATGLWPGQAGDRGKVLNGIAHIAGDEYLVTGKMWPSMFRVGLNPPS from the coding sequence ATGCGCGCACCCCACGCGCGGCGCCTAGCCGCATGTCTGACCGCGACCGCCATGCTCCTCGCCGCGGCCTGCACCGGGTCACCTCCCGCCGCCGAGAGCGACACGCCGACTCAGCCCGCCCCGGCGCCGGTGATCAGGCCGACCGTGCTCGGCGAGATTCCGCATGACCCGACGGCGTGGACTCAGGGCCTCGAGTTCGACGGGTCGGCGCTCTACGAGGGCACCGGCATCGCGGGCCGGTCGCAGGTGCGGGAACTGGACCCGGCCACCGGCGAAGTTCGGCGTGCAGGTGCCACGCCGAACGACTACTACGGCGAGGGGATCACCGTCGTCGGCGACCGGATCTGGGAGCTGACCTGGCGCGACGGCGTCGCCGTCGAGTGGGACAAGGCCTCGCTTACCCCGCTTCGCGAGGTCCCGGTCGCCGGCGAGGGCTGGGGGCTGTGCGACGACGGCGCCCGACTGGTCCGCAGTGACGGCACCGACCGCCTGCGCTTCCACGACCCGGCGACCTTCGCAGAGACCGGATCGGTGGCGGTCACCCGCGACGGCCGACCGCTGGGCAACCTCAACGAGTTGGAGTGCGTCGACGGTCAGGTGTGGGCCAACGTGTGGCAGACCGACGTGATCGTGCGCATCGACCCGTCGACCGGACAGGTGAACACCGTCGTCGATGCCACCGGGTTGTGGCCCGGCCAGGCCGGCGACCGCGGCAAGGTGCTCAACGGCATCGCCCACATCGCCGGTGACGAGTACCTCGTCACCGGCAAGATGTGGCCGTCGATGTTCCGGGTGGGTCTGAACCCGCCGTCCTAG
- a CDS encoding DUF4129 domain-containing protein: MSGIDTSIRRVIVVITLIVLAAWALRGYVPGSPPPADESERPESNPMALAAVLVLLCAAVAIIGFAIISRMRDPRPTRPAAGALPRGASGAGRPSWRFALIALAAIVGWLALVTLLSGVDEPGPIESPASTPSEAADADPPAPGDGGPPSAVDEDASDTNVVNYLIPPMLILMALVVVGTAVASRRQTRIPVPVVDDFDAPVAQAPAAATSLARAAEIGLAEIGDLSREPREAIIACYAAMERELGRVPGAVPQDFDTPTEVLARAVDSGALPADSATELVELFEEARFSPHVMSEEHRDAAVRVLHRVLTELPQRSSGATR; the protein is encoded by the coding sequence ATGTCCGGTATTGACACGTCGATTCGTCGCGTGATCGTGGTGATCACGCTCATAGTCCTTGCCGCGTGGGCGTTGCGGGGATATGTACCGGGCAGCCCACCGCCTGCCGACGAATCGGAGCGCCCGGAAAGCAACCCGATGGCGCTGGCCGCGGTGCTCGTGCTGCTGTGTGCCGCCGTCGCGATCATCGGCTTTGCGATCATCTCGCGGATGCGCGACCCCAGGCCTACCCGGCCAGCCGCCGGAGCGCTGCCCCGCGGCGCTTCAGGCGCGGGACGGCCGTCGTGGCGGTTCGCACTCATCGCGCTCGCGGCGATCGTCGGGTGGCTGGCGTTGGTGACGCTGCTGAGCGGGGTGGACGAGCCCGGGCCGATCGAGTCACCGGCGTCGACACCGTCTGAGGCGGCCGATGCCGACCCGCCTGCACCGGGCGACGGCGGTCCGCCATCCGCGGTGGACGAGGACGCGTCGGACACCAACGTCGTCAACTACCTGATCCCGCCGATGCTGATCCTGATGGCGCTCGTCGTCGTGGGCACGGCGGTGGCGTCCCGGCGGCAGACCCGAATCCCCGTGCCCGTCGTCGACGACTTCGACGCACCGGTGGCGCAGGCTCCCGCCGCAGCGACATCGCTGGCGCGGGCCGCCGAGATCGGCCTGGCCGAGATCGGCGACCTCAGCCGTGAGCCGCGCGAGGCGATCATCGCCTGCTACGCAGCGATGGAACGGGAGTTGGGGCGGGTACCCGGAGCGGTGCCCCAGGACTTCGACACCCCCACCGAGGTGCTCGCCCGCGCCGTCGACAGCGGTGCGCTGCCCGCCGACAGCGCCACCGAACTGGTTGAACTCTTCGAGGAGGCGCGCTTCTCACCGCACGTGATGTCCGAAGAGCACCGCGACGCGGCCGTGCGGGTCCTGCACCGGGTACTGACCGAGTTGCCGCAGCGCTCATCGGGGGCGACGCGATGA
- a CDS encoding DUF58 domain-containing protein, translating into MATAVIGSRWDLVVFAAPLLGVLCSIGWQRPVPTARVHADPGMHRCFESESSRLTVAAEAEGEPLRLTVDVVAAMTLQVDEAAPHRRAVTVSADRWGRYPIRVQLSVSARGGLLEGTAVVDAADVYVFPMAPPQSTAIPRTELLDRLGTHLTRHLGPGVEYADVRRYVPGDQLRTVNWPVSARRGSLHVTERLTDRAVDIVVLVDNYPQPAGPATEATDRTARGAVQVVQSALRGGDRAGVVALGDRQPRWLGADIGRRQFYRVLDAVLGVSDGYETTSGTLAPRAAVPPGAIVIAFSTLLDTEFALALIDLRKRGHTVIAVDVLRGAPFAEGCDELAAKIWSLQRSFMYRDMRTIGVDVVAWRDEDALDQAMQLVPDRRRTIRGRR; encoded by the coding sequence ATGGCCACGGCGGTGATCGGGTCGCGCTGGGACCTGGTCGTGTTCGCCGCCCCGCTGCTCGGCGTGCTGTGCTCGATCGGCTGGCAGCGGCCGGTGCCGACGGCCCGTGTGCATGCCGACCCGGGCATGCACCGGTGCTTCGAGTCTGAGAGCTCCCGGCTGACGGTTGCGGCCGAAGCCGAGGGTGAGCCGCTGCGGTTGACCGTCGACGTCGTGGCCGCCATGACGCTGCAGGTCGACGAGGCTGCGCCGCATCGCCGTGCGGTCACGGTCAGCGCCGACCGGTGGGGCCGCTATCCGATCCGCGTGCAGCTGTCGGTGTCGGCACGCGGCGGGCTGCTCGAGGGCACCGCGGTGGTGGACGCGGCCGACGTGTACGTGTTCCCGATGGCTCCGCCGCAGTCGACCGCCATCCCGCGCACCGAGTTGCTCGACCGGCTGGGCACCCATCTCACCCGGCACCTCGGGCCGGGAGTGGAGTACGCCGACGTGCGCCGCTACGTGCCCGGCGACCAACTGCGCACGGTGAACTGGCCGGTGAGCGCGCGACGCGGCAGCCTGCACGTCACCGAGCGACTGACGGATCGCGCCGTCGACATCGTCGTGCTCGTCGACAACTATCCGCAGCCGGCGGGCCCGGCGACCGAGGCCACCGACCGAACCGCCCGCGGCGCCGTGCAGGTGGTGCAGAGCGCGCTGCGCGGTGGCGACCGGGCGGGCGTGGTCGCGCTGGGGGACCGCCAGCCGCGGTGGCTGGGCGCCGACATCGGTCGGCGGCAGTTCTACCGCGTGCTCGACGCGGTGCTCGGCGTGAGCGACGGGTACGAGACGACGTCCGGCACGCTGGCGCCCCGCGCGGCCGTCCCGCCGGGGGCGATCGTGATCGCGTTCTCCACGCTGCTGGACACCGAGTTCGCGCTGGCGCTGATCGATCTGCGCAAGCGCGGGCACACCGTGATCGCCGTCGACGTCCTGCGCGGGGCGCCGTTCGCCGAGGGCTGCGACGAGCTCGCGGCCAAGATCTGGTCGCTGCAGCGGTCGTTCATGTACCGCGACATGCGCACGATCGGGGTCGACGTGGTGGCATGGCGCGACGAGGACGCGCTCGACCAGGCGATGCAACTGGTGCCCGACCGGAGGCGCACGATACGGGGGCGGCGGTGA
- the lipE gene encoding lipase LipE, with the protein MPDAIAADGRIRVPADLDAVTAIGDEDHSGIDPAAVERIWHSVRHWYQAGMHPAIQLCLRRHGRVVLNRAIGHGWGNGPADPPDAEKVPVATDTPFCAYSAAKAITSTVVHMLVERGCFSLDDRVCEYLPSYTSHGKHRTTIRHVMTHSAGIPIHTGPRPDLRRMDDSAYTREKLGELKPLYRPGLVHIYHGLTWGPLIREIVGAAAGRNIRDILATEILGPLGFRWTNYGVAPQDVPLVAPSHATGKELPQPAATVFRLAVGGSLYKIIPFSNSAQYLTSVLPSSNTVSTAFELSRFAELLRRGGQLDEVQVMAPQTLRAATTECRRLRPDVAVGLAPLRWGTGYMLGSKRFGPFGRNAPAAFGHTGLTNIAVWADPQRGLAAGLISSGKPGPHREANRYTAVLDSITANLPR; encoded by the coding sequence ATGCCCGACGCCATCGCCGCCGACGGCAGGATCCGCGTACCGGCCGACCTGGACGCGGTGACCGCGATCGGCGACGAGGACCATTCCGGGATCGATCCCGCCGCCGTCGAACGGATCTGGCACTCGGTGCGGCACTGGTATCAGGCCGGCATGCACCCGGCGATTCAGTTGTGTCTGCGCCGGCACGGCCGCGTCGTCCTCAACCGCGCGATCGGGCACGGCTGGGGTAACGGCCCGGCGGACCCACCCGACGCCGAGAAGGTCCCCGTCGCCACCGACACCCCGTTCTGCGCATACTCGGCGGCCAAAGCCATCACTTCGACCGTGGTGCACATGCTCGTCGAGCGTGGCTGCTTCTCCCTCGACGACCGCGTCTGCGAGTACCTGCCGAGCTACACCAGCCACGGCAAGCACCGCACCACGATCCGCCACGTCATGACGCACAGCGCGGGCATCCCGATCCACACCGGGCCGCGGCCGGATCTGCGCCGTATGGACGACAGTGCGTACACGCGCGAGAAGCTCGGTGAACTCAAGCCGCTGTACCGGCCGGGGCTGGTGCACATCTATCACGGCCTGACGTGGGGCCCGTTGATCCGCGAGATCGTCGGTGCCGCCGCGGGTCGCAACATCCGCGACATCCTGGCCACCGAGATACTCGGCCCGCTCGGCTTCCGATGGACCAACTACGGGGTGGCGCCGCAGGATGTTCCGCTGGTGGCGCCCAGCCATGCCACGGGCAAAGAGCTGCCGCAGCCGGCGGCCACCGTGTTCCGGTTGGCGGTCGGCGGGTCGCTGTACAAGATCATCCCGTTCTCGAACAGCGCGCAGTACCTCACCAGCGTGCTGCCGTCGTCGAACACCGTGTCCACGGCCTTCGAGTTGTCCCGGTTCGCCGAGCTGCTGCGCCGGGGCGGCCAACTCGACGAGGTTCAGGTGATGGCACCGCAGACCCTGCGCGCCGCGACGACCGAGTGCCGGCGGCTTCGGCCCGACGTCGCGGTAGGCCTGGCTCCGCTGCGGTGGGGCACCGGATACATGCTGGGCTCCAAGCGGTTCGGCCCGTTCGGCCGCAACGCCCCTGCGGCGTTCGGACACACCGGGCTGACGAACATCGCCGTCTGGGCCGACCCGCAACGCGGGCTGGCCGCCGGGCTGATCAGCAGCGGCAAACCCGGACCGCACCGCGAGGCCAACCGCTACACCGCGGTGTTGGACTCGATCACGGCGAACCTCCCGCGCTGA
- a CDS encoding rhomboid family intramembrane serine protease gives MTGPQFGATPAVTPTCYRHPDRVTYVRCSRCNRYICGDCMRNAAVGHQCLECVDAGAKSVRQARTQFGGVAAAKPTVTYVLIGINVVMFALQILVPGFQRELVLQSFAVADGEFYRLLTSAFLHYGAAHILFNMWALYIVGPPLEAALGRLRFCGLYLVSALGGSVLVYLASSPAAQTAGASGAIFGLFGATFVIGRRLNMDVRWVIAIIGINLVITFVIPLISSQNISWQGHIGGLVTGAVIAAAYAYAPRNSRNLVQAGATAAALLVFAVLIWWRTDVLLNVLAGF, from the coding sequence GTGACCGGTCCCCAGTTCGGCGCGACTCCTGCGGTGACACCGACCTGTTACCGGCATCCGGACCGCGTCACCTACGTCCGCTGTTCACGCTGCAACCGCTACATCTGCGGGGACTGCATGCGCAATGCCGCGGTCGGACATCAGTGTTTGGAATGTGTTGACGCCGGAGCGAAGTCGGTTCGGCAGGCTCGCACCCAGTTCGGCGGTGTGGCGGCGGCGAAGCCGACGGTGACCTACGTGCTGATCGGCATCAACGTGGTGATGTTCGCCCTGCAGATCCTGGTGCCCGGCTTTCAGCGCGAACTGGTGCTGCAGTCGTTCGCGGTCGCCGACGGCGAGTTCTACCGGCTGCTGACGTCGGCGTTCCTGCACTACGGCGCGGCGCACATCCTGTTCAACATGTGGGCGCTCTACATCGTGGGCCCACCGCTGGAGGCGGCACTGGGACGGCTCCGGTTCTGTGGGCTCTACCTGGTGAGCGCGCTGGGCGGGTCGGTGTTGGTCTATCTGGCGAGCTCACCGGCGGCGCAGACCGCGGGTGCCTCCGGGGCGATCTTCGGGTTGTTCGGCGCCACGTTCGTCATCGGCAGGCGGCTCAACATGGATGTGCGGTGGGTGATCGCGATCATCGGCATCAACCTGGTCATCACCTTCGTCATCCCGTTGATCAGCTCGCAGAACATCAGCTGGCAGGGTCACATCGGTGGCCTGGTGACCGGCGCCGTCATCGCCGCGGCGTACGCCTACGCGCCGCGGAACTCGCGCAACCTCGTCCAGGCGGGCGCGACAGCCGCGGCGCTGCTGGTGTTCGCGGTGCTGATCTGGTGGCGCACCGACGTCCTGCTGAATGTGCTCGCCGGCTTCTAG
- a CDS encoding MFS transporter: MSSAVRKAITGASIGNAVEWFDFAIYGFLATFIAANFFPAGNETAALLNTFAIFAAAFFMRPLGGFFFGPLGDRLGRQRVLALVILLMSGATVLIGLLPTYAAIGVAAPLLLLFLRCLQGFSAGGEYGGGAVYLAEFATEKRRGLTITFMAWSGVLGFLLGSLTVTMLQALLSTDAMNSYGWRIPFLIAGPLGLVGLYIRLRLDDTPHFAELSNSDRIAESPLREAVSTSWRPIAQLIGMFVVFNIGYYVVFTFLPAYFIKTLDYSKTSAFVSVTLASLVALVLILPLAALSDRIGRRPMLIAGSLAFAVLGYPLFLLLNSGSVIAAIAAHCGLAVIESIYVSVAVSAGVELFATRVRYSGFSVGYNICVAAFGGTTPYVVTWLTAETGNNLAPSWYLVIAALVSLAVVLTLRETAGRPLAQTRDEQEAAAIQ; the protein is encoded by the coding sequence ATGTCCAGCGCCGTGCGGAAGGCCATCACCGGCGCCTCGATCGGCAACGCGGTGGAATGGTTCGACTTCGCGATCTACGGCTTCCTCGCGACGTTCATCGCGGCCAACTTCTTCCCGGCAGGCAACGAGACCGCGGCGCTGCTCAACACCTTCGCCATCTTCGCGGCGGCCTTCTTCATGCGCCCGCTCGGCGGGTTCTTCTTCGGGCCGTTGGGGGACCGGCTCGGCAGGCAACGGGTGCTCGCACTGGTGATCCTGTTGATGTCCGGGGCCACGGTGCTCATCGGGCTGTTGCCGACGTACGCCGCCATCGGCGTCGCCGCTCCGCTGCTTCTGTTGTTCCTGCGCTGCCTGCAGGGCTTCTCCGCCGGCGGTGAATATGGCGGCGGGGCAGTCTATCTCGCCGAGTTCGCCACCGAGAAGCGTCGCGGGCTGACCATCACCTTCATGGCGTGGTCCGGTGTGCTGGGCTTTCTGCTCGGCTCGCTGACCGTCACCATGCTGCAGGCGCTGCTCTCGACGGACGCCATGAACAGCTACGGCTGGCGCATCCCGTTCCTCATCGCGGGTCCGCTCGGGCTCGTCGGCCTCTACATCCGGTTACGCCTCGACGACACACCCCATTTCGCCGAGCTCAGCAACAGCGATCGCATCGCCGAGTCACCGCTGCGCGAAGCGGTCTCGACGTCGTGGCGGCCCATAGCGCAGCTGATCGGAATGTTCGTCGTCTTCAACATCGGCTACTACGTGGTCTTCACGTTCCTGCCCGCCTACTTCATCAAGACCCTGGACTACAGCAAGACCAGCGCCTTCGTCTCGGTCACCTTGGCCAGCCTGGTCGCGCTTGTGCTGATCCTGCCGCTGGCCGCACTGTCCGACCGTATCGGCAGGCGGCCGATGCTGATCGCCGGTTCGCTCGCCTTCGCGGTCCTCGGCTATCCGCTGTTCCTGCTGCTGAACTCGGGTTCGGTGATCGCCGCGATCGCCGCGCACTGCGGCCTTGCCGTCATCGAGTCGATCTATGTCTCGGTCGCGGTGTCGGCCGGCGTCGAGCTGTTCGCCACCCGCGTGCGCTACAGCGGCTTCTCGGTCGGCTACAACATCTGTGTGGCGGCCTTCGGCGGCACCACACCCTACGTCGTCACATGGCTCACCGCTGAGACCGGAAACAACCTCGCCCCCTCGTGGTACCTGGTGATCGCGGCGCTCGTCTCCCTGGCCGTGGTCCTCACACTGCGGGAAACCGCCGGACGGCCACTCGCCCAGACCCGCGATGAGCAGGAAGCCGCAGCGATACAGTGA
- a CDS encoding AAA family ATPase, whose protein sequence is MTRPTGPPTATTTANCEAVLDEIGTAVVGKRGALTLILTTVLAGGHILIEDLPGLGKTLIARSFAAALGLDFKRVQFTPDLLPADLLGSTVYDMQSGRFEFRPGPIFTNLLLADEINRTPPKTQAALLEAMAEGQVSIDGVTHKLPAPFIVLATDNPIEYEGTYPLPEAQLDRFTIRLELRYLSEQEEAYMLRRRLERGSAESRVEQVVDAHDLLAMRESVEQVTVHDDVLRYVVSLAAATRQHPQIAVGASPRAELDLLQLARARALLLGRDYVVPEDVKSLAVPAMSHRITLRPEMWVRRVQGSDVVEELLRRLPVPRTNA, encoded by the coding sequence ATGACCCGTCCGACCGGACCGCCAACGGCCACCACCACGGCCAACTGCGAGGCGGTGCTCGACGAGATCGGCACCGCGGTGGTCGGCAAGCGCGGCGCACTCACGCTGATTCTCACGACCGTGCTGGCCGGCGGGCACATCCTCATCGAGGACCTGCCCGGCCTGGGCAAGACCCTGATCGCGCGGTCCTTCGCCGCCGCGTTGGGCCTGGACTTCAAGCGGGTGCAGTTCACCCCCGATCTGCTGCCCGCAGACCTGCTGGGCTCGACCGTCTACGACATGCAGTCGGGGCGCTTCGAGTTCCGGCCGGGGCCCATCTTCACCAACCTGCTGCTCGCCGACGAGATCAACCGCACACCGCCCAAGACCCAGGCCGCACTGCTGGAGGCGATGGCCGAGGGGCAGGTCAGCATCGACGGCGTCACGCATAAGCTGCCGGCGCCGTTCATCGTGCTGGCCACCGACAACCCGATCGAGTACGAGGGCACCTATCCGCTGCCGGAAGCGCAACTCGACCGGTTCACGATCCGGCTCGAGTTGCGGTATCTGTCCGAGCAGGAGGAGGCGTACATGCTGCGCCGGCGCCTCGAGCGGGGCTCGGCCGAATCGAGAGTCGAGCAGGTCGTCGACGCCCACGACCTCCTCGCGATGCGCGAGTCGGTGGAGCAGGTCACCGTCCACGACGACGTGCTGCGCTACGTGGTGTCCCTGGCCGCGGCGACCCGCCAGCACCCGCAGATCGCGGTCGGCGCCAGCCCGCGGGCCGAACTGGACCTGCTGCAACTCGCACGGGCACGCGCGCTGCTGCTCGGCCGCGACTACGTCGTGCCCGAGGACGTCAAGTCGCTCGCGGTGCCTGCGATGTCACACCGCATCACCCTGCGACCGGAGATGTGGGTTCGGCGGGTGCAGGGCAGCGACGTGGTGGAGGAGTTGCTGCGTCGGCTGCCCGTGCCGCGGACCAACGCGTGA
- a CDS encoding heme-binding protein — MKIRGIAARRQIAGACAAGLLGGLAAATIAAPSAMAAPECSAAGVSGTVSNVTGAARAYLDTHPGANQAVTTALSQPRPDASTTLRGYFTANPQEYYDLRGILAPIGDVQRTCNIQALPPDLASAYDEFVAG, encoded by the coding sequence ATGAAGATCCGTGGTATCGCCGCGCGCCGACAGATCGCCGGTGCCTGTGCCGCCGGCCTGCTCGGCGGTTTGGCGGCAGCGACCATCGCCGCGCCGTCGGCCATGGCCGCACCCGAGTGCAGCGCAGCAGGCGTGTCGGGCACCGTCAGCAACGTGACCGGCGCGGCGCGCGCCTATCTCGACACCCATCCGGGTGCCAACCAGGCTGTCACCACCGCGCTCAGCCAGCCGCGGCCGGATGCGTCCACAACGCTGCGTGGCTACTTCACCGCCAACCCCCAGGAGTACTACGACCTGCGTGGCATCCTCGCGCCGATCGGCGACGTGCAGCGAACCTGCAACATCCAGGCGCTGCCGCCCGATCTGGCGTCGGCCTATGACGAGTTCGTCGCGGGCTAA
- a CDS encoding SigB/SigF/SigG family RNA polymerase sigma factor — translation MTRTRPRSAHTGVRSPDPDYRDVPELLGKLAVLTVGSFEHRSLREYIVRRCLPLAEHIARRYDGRGEPRDDLVQTARLGLLNAIDRFDPDSGSDFLSFAVPTIMGEVKRYFRDSGWAVHVPRRLKESRAQVTSATAELSQRLGRAPTPTELARELGIDRQEVVESLIAAQCYQTRSLDAPVGGNDDDSPAIVDRLGDHDSGIDTVEFREALRPLVAELPAREQEILTMRFFGSQTQTQIAKKLGISQMHVSRLLARCLNQLRDGLTA, via the coding sequence ATGACGCGGACCCGACCACGGTCAGCGCACACCGGCGTGCGCTCCCCTGATCCCGACTACCGCGACGTTCCCGAGTTGCTCGGGAAACTGGCTGTTCTGACCGTAGGTTCGTTCGAACACCGCAGCCTGCGGGAATACATCGTGCGTCGTTGCCTGCCGCTGGCCGAGCACATCGCCCGCCGCTACGACGGACGCGGCGAGCCCCGCGACGACCTGGTGCAGACCGCGCGGCTGGGGTTGCTCAACGCCATCGACCGGTTCGACCCCGACTCGGGCAGCGACTTCCTTTCGTTTGCCGTGCCCACGATCATGGGCGAGGTCAAGCGTTACTTCCGGGACAGCGGTTGGGCGGTGCATGTACCGCGTCGGCTCAAGGAGTCGCGGGCCCAGGTGACCAGCGCGACCGCCGAGCTCAGTCAACGCCTGGGCCGCGCGCCCACCCCGACCGAGTTGGCCCGCGAACTGGGCATCGACCGTCAGGAGGTGGTCGAGTCCCTGATCGCCGCGCAGTGCTACCAGACCCGGTCGCTCGACGCGCCCGTCGGCGGCAACGACGACGACAGCCCGGCGATCGTCGACCGGCTCGGCGACCACGACTCGGGCATCGACACGGTCGAATTCCGGGAGGCGCTGCGTCCGCTGGTGGCCGAGCTACCCGCGCGCGAGCAGGAGATCCTCACCATGCGATTCTTCGGGTCGCAGACCCAGACGCAGATCGCGAAGAAGCTGGGGATCTCGCAGATGCACGTGTCCCGCCTGCTCGCCAGGTGCCTGAATCAGCTGCGCGACGGCCTGACCGCTTGA